The window CGTTTAGTAGGGTCTGCGTTGTGTGTCAGGATAACATGCAAGGTAGGTGGGCAATGGATTTACTATAGCATGAGAAAAATTCAAAAGGTCATAATTTTCAAACTGCGAGTCATAATTCAGATCATTTTTCACTTTTGGAATCCTCGCgacgagatctttaaaactagatcttGCACGGGTATGTTTCGACGATTTTTTTTCGATGCCAACTTTGATGCTATATGATGCAACTCTATTACTACGTGGTGCAGCTTTAGTACTACATGGTGCAACTTTTTTTAAAACAAATTTTGAAGCTCCATGATCCAAATTTCTATGAGGTTTGCACCCTAGCAACGTTAACAACCAACTTTTTGTGATGTGTAACTAGTCGCCTGCCCGGCTAACTACCTAGTAGTCAATGTGTAACTCTTCTCCCTACTTGTGGACGTGTAGTTTTTACTGTTGGCACACTCTGCACAATCTCATCAGCATTGTCCCACATGAATTGCTGTAGGAGGTGCTCACGTCCGGCCGcagagttgcacactctcgtcggtATAGTCGCACATGCACGACCACAAAgttacacacattgatgtttagttggcacgaAGACTAGTTGCACAGACGTATGCTCCGTTGGCTTTTAATGTTGTCTAGTTACACGCACATTGATGTTTAATTAGttggtaatgtagtctagttgcacacacattgatatttagttggcaggaagactagttgcacacatatatgctcagttggcttgtaatgtagtctagttgcacatacaTATACGCAATTGACGCCGTaatatagtctagttgcacacacatagtTGGCAGGACTAGTTATACACATATATGCTCAATTGGTGCGGCaatatagtctagttgcacacacgttgatatttagttggcaggaTTATTGACACACACATATTTTCAGTTGGCGTGGCAATGTAATCTAGTTGCacgcacattgatgtttagttggcaggaaggcTAGTTCGTCGAAACATCCCCACGCGGTATCTACTTTTGAAGAGCACGTTGcgatggtttcaatagtgaaaacgGATCTGAATTTCGACATGCAGTTTAAAAAATATGTTTTTATAATTTTGAAAATAAAAAATTAATGCACAAGAGACGAATATGAGGAGCAGTGGCATGCGGACATCCATCACGTGAGAAGAGACTACATAGGGGTGATTAATTAACAAACAGTGTCTTTTTAACCACAGGGAGCATCACGTGCATTATTTGAAAAAAAGAACAGACCGCCCAGGCGCGCTAGCGGGCGCCCAGCCGCCTGCTAGAGGCGTCCAAAAAAGTATGTAGAAGGTAAATGACGAATAAACATGGGAACAAGAATGTTGGAGGAAGAAGGAGCCAGTTGAGCATTTGGATCTCGATCCGGCAACGAAGAGCGATTTGACTGAGCAGAAAAATCAATTATATATACAAGTTCTTGCATATTGTGGATCAACGCAACTCATTTCGCGTGCAAGTTTTTGGCTATTTATTTAATTTTTtcatctttttatttcttcttttagggtaataccaatgcccttAATTCGTTTATCATTAGAATAAATTTGgttgttgtttttattttattttctcgtaACACCACTTTCATGATTCTATCTTTTTTAGACTGAAACTTATATTTTTAATATTATTATTTATTGTTTTATTGAAAAATGTCTCTACTTACTGTTAAAAGAAAGAAATTTGCATAAAAATCGTCTAATTTTCTCGTTTGTGctaatgtttcaaaaaaaaaagttgtTGCTTAGTTGACCGTTGAATTTTCTCTATGTAAGCGCCAACCATTTGTTGTGATCATGTGATTACATAAGTTGTGTTAGGGACTTAGAATgaaattcatttttattttttgaggGGAATATTCATTTTCATAATACTAAAGTTGCACTACTTTATGCTTGTTTATGCACAGTATGGAAGAGTGCACATTTTGTGTAATTTGTGTTCTTGTCTTCTAATTGTCACATATTAGAAAAATAGTTTGACAATAATATAAGTATTTAAAGTACTCCCATAAGCCATTCTTCCATTAGAGATGTTATCATGAATTTTGTACTAAAACACAAGTGCTATTTTCCTTGCGGGAATAAAGGCCAAGTTATACACGTTGCTAAGTATAATAGTGTGGGGCTAAAGGCCTAGCGGCTAGCTGGCTAGCTGCATGCTTGCTACTTCACTTACAGAACATGCACGTATGCGTGTGTTGCCTTCTCGAGGATCAAAACGATTCAAACCAGCTGCTCTCCCGACGGGCGGACGATATTGGCGCCGTTGCCTTCCTCGGCGTCGGCCTCGCCGGACATCTCCTCGAGCGACTTCCCCTTCGACTCCGGCACGAGGAACGTCACCAAGAACCCCAGGAGGTTGCACGCAGCGAGCACATACAACGCCTTCTGCACGCCGATCCCAGGCTTGTACCCGGCGTCCACGTGCGCCGCGTAGAGGAACCCGAACGCCCCGATGATGGCACCGGCCTTCCCCGCCGCAGCGGAGATGCCGTGGCAGGTCGACCGGAGCCGCGCCGGGAAGATCTCGGCCGGCACGATGAACGTGGTTGCGTTCGGCCCGAAGTTGGCGAAGAAGAAGGTGAGCCCGTACATGACGACGAAGCCCACGTGGTTGCCCGGCGTCGTCCAGTGGTGGTACGGCAGCGCGAGGCCGAGCATGAAAACGGTCATCATGGCGAACCCCACGAGCTGGATCCAGAACCTTCCGACGACGTCGATGAGGAACACGGTGAACCAGTAGCCCGGCACGGTGCCGCAGAGCGCGATGAGCGTCTGCGCGCGGGAGATGCGGAACACCTCCTCGAGCGCGTCCATGGTGCGCGCCTTGGGGATCCACCCGATGCTGCCGAAGATGTCCTTCTGGAACAGGTTCTGGCTGTAGTACGCGACGTCGACCAGGAACCACGCCGTCGCCGTGCCGAGGAGGTGCAGGCCGTGGCGCTTGGCGAACCGCGACGTGAAGAGGCCGTAGTCCTCGCCTCTGGCCATGATCTCGTCCAGCTTCTCCGGCTCCGCCTCGATCTCCGATTGAAGCACCTTGGACATGTCCAGCGAGGCCTGCTTCGCGTCCTTTGCGACCAGCGCCGTGTACCGCGCCGTCTCCGGCATCTTCGTTCGCCAGTAGTACGTGAGCGCCGCAGGCAGCGCGCCGAGCATGAGGATGATGCGCCACACGTAGTCCGCCTGCGGCACGGTGGACGCGGCGGCGTCGACCTGGTACGCCGGGGCCGGGAAAGCGTTACGGAAAACCGTGGAGAGGACGAGCGTGACGACGCCGCCGGCGAGGATGCCGAAGCCCTGCATGGCGAAGACGGCGGCGATGAACGCCCCTCTTGTCTTCTTGTTGGCGTACTCGGACATGATGGTGGCGGACAGAGGGTAGTCGCCGCCGATGCCGAAGCCGAGCCAGAAGCGGAAGAAGCAGAGCGTGGCCATGACGCTGGCCGGGGAGTGTCCGAACGAGAGCCCGGAGGCGACGGAGCAGACGACCATGAGCATGAGCGTCATGCCGTAGACGCTCTTCCGGCCGAGCCTGTCGCCGAGCCAGCCGAAGAAGAGCTGGCCGACGAGGGTGCCGCAGAGCGCGACGCCGTTGACGGCCGCGGCCACGTTGGGCGGCAGCGAGCCAGGGGTGGGGCTGGAGGGGTCGGCGTAGTAGATGCGGCCGAGGAGCTTGGTGACGAGCGAGATGCAGAAGAGGTCGTAGGCGTCGGTGAAGAAGCCCATGCCGGCGACGACGATCGCCCTGAAGTGGTACCACTGcgtcttggcgccgtccagcgcgcTCAGCACCTGCAGCTGCCGGCTCGCCATCGCGCCGCGGGGTGTCGCCGTGTCGCAGGTCTCGTGCCAAAGTTCGTGTTGCTGCTTCGATCTGTCGCTGCTGCGCCCTGGCGATCGAGCGGCACGTTTATAGGTTTGGGTGCGTGGCGTACAAAACCGATTCGGCATGGAGTTGGACGACTGGCAGCTAGGTAGCCAGAGTCTGTTGCTTGCACGGATActtctttttttttgagacaacgtATGTGCTGCCTACCGCGAGCAATAGGTAGGCATCGCTCACATGGGCCTCATCATCTGGCAGCCCATTAAAAAGGTAGCTAATGTTTTCCTAGGATATGAAGACTCATTTTATTTAGGGTTGGTAGGAGTATATGAAAGTAGTTGTGACATTACATATCGGATGTTGTCCGTGAAGATGTTTACCAGAGCATGTTCGGCCAGAGAGAATCTTGAGACCTCTAAGAAAGCGGATCCCCCCTCCCCGAGGACAGCTGAAGGGGTGATGTTGATGCACCGATATCGGCTGCGAATTTCAGAAGTGCGGTGAAGATTATATTACAATCTGCTGAAGACAATTTCTTAGGCGCATCAACCCCGGTGATGGAGGGCATAACTAATTcgtcatgtgtggaaacaatagcaTGCGGGGAGGCCCTTTGCCTTGCTCGCGATATAGATCTAAATTCCATGGTGATCGCTTCAGACTGCTCAGCCGTTCATCCGAAATATCAAATGAAGGAAACCTTGGAGCACATGCCATGATCATTTGGGAGGCTGTCTCTAAAATGAGTGGTTGCGAGGAAGTGATTTTCAAACATAAGGGAATGTAAGTTAATGAAGATGCCCATTGTACAACAAGAAATTCATTAGGTCGCCACGTTTGGCTTTGTCGAACCCTCGGGCTATGTAAACTCAATCATTACTTAATAGAAGTTCGGGTGCTCTCTCTAAAAAAAGAATACAACCGTCGTCGGAATTTCTACTCGTCTCCTCACTCCTAGCCGTCATTTTGGCGATGTGAGGCGGGGAATCCTAGAGTGTTCATACATGTGTTTTAATACTCATTTCAAGCTGATTTTTGGTCCTAAAGACAACGTATTGAGGGTGGACGTGGTGTCGTTGAACATAAATGTTGTCTGGTATTTTCTCTACTATAGCAAGAGGTACGTTTCCTATGACAGTTTGGGGCAACTGTTGTTGCAGAGTTAAGGTTTATGTTGTTGCAAGAGAGATCTGTTGAATACGCTGAGTTTTTTTTTGGAGTGTCTTGGTGCTTTTGTTGGTTTGGTTTTTTGTGGAGCTAGAGTCTTTCCTTGGCACTATGGCGAAGATCTTGCATTCCAGCTGG is drawn from Triticum dicoccoides isolate Atlit2015 ecotype Zavitan chromosome 4A, WEW_v2.0, whole genome shotgun sequence and contains these coding sequences:
- the LOC119289529 gene encoding probable inorganic phosphate transporter 1-12 codes for the protein MASRQLQVLSALDGAKTQWYHFRAIVVAGMGFFTDAYDLFCISLVTKLLGRIYYADPSSPTPGSLPPNVAAAVNGVALCGTLVGQLFFGWLGDRLGRKSVYGMTLMLMVVCSVASGLSFGHSPASVMATLCFFRFWLGFGIGGDYPLSATIMSEYANKKTRGAFIAAVFAMQGFGILAGGVVTLVLSTVFRNAFPAPAYQVDAAASTVPQADYVWRIILMLGALPAALTYYWRTKMPETARYTALVAKDAKQASLDMSKVLQSEIEAEPEKLDEIMARGEDYGLFTSRFAKRHGLHLLGTATAWFLVDVAYYSQNLFQKDIFGSIGWIPKARTMDALEEVFRISRAQTLIALCGTVPGYWFTVFLIDVVGRFWIQLVGFAMMTVFMLGLALPYHHWTTPGNHVGFVVMYGLTFFFANFGPNATTFIVPAEIFPARLRSTCHGISAAAGKAGAIIGAFGFLYAAHVDAGYKPGIGVQKALYVLAACNLLGFLVTFLVPESKGKSLEEMSGEADAEEGNGANIVRPSGEQLV